The genomic stretch AAACGTCCTCGCACACAATCTGAAATTCATTGACCTCAGCGGCTGATGCCCTGACTGTCAACCCCTATTCGAGGTGACTCAGTTTCATTTATGCTTGCGCTTTTTTCTTAGCCTTTGTAGTTTTTGTCCTGAATAGCAACAAGGGTTGAGAAAGCAGAAGGTGTCTGAAGAGTGAGATCTCTCCATGCCCCTGCCAGGGGTATTCGTCATTTTGGGCTGAGGCCAGTTCTTCGCAGCGCTAGCCTGAAGCTGTGGCCCGCCGTAAAACACAGAAGCCCGCTGAGGACCATCCCGCCCACTGGATCATGGGGGTGGTTCTCTCTTTCATTGCCTTTATTGCCCTGCCTGACCTTCGCCCATTGACTGGGCTCATCTTTCTCGGGGCGCTGATCGGTCTTCCTTTCTCTCTGTACGCCCATAAGCGCAGGCGAGCACGTACCCTGGCCCTCAGTGACCTGCGCGCGCTCACCCACCGCGAGCTGGAGTTGCATGTCGCGCAAGTCATTGACGCCCTGCCCGGCTGGAGCGCCCGTGCCAATCGCGGTACCAGTGACCAGGGCGCCGACGTGATCGCCACCGCGCCCGGCGGCGTCAAAGTGGCGGTGCAGGTCAAGCACTACACCAACAAGCTCGGCAACAAGGCCGTGCAAGAAGTCGTGGCCAGCAAGGCTATTTACGGCTGCGCACATGCGGTCGTGTTCACTAGTGGGCCGGGCTACACTAAGGCCGCTGTCGAGCTCGCCGGGGCCAACAAGGTTCCCTTATGGACCGCTCCCGACCTCTTCCGCTTGCAAGAGGCCGCCAGGATTGGCAAGGGCATGCCCCGTGACCTGCTGCCCCACGCGGGCGACTGGCTCGGCTAATCAGCCCCTTGGCATCACTTCTCTACAACACTGTGCCGCACGCCGGACGGCTGTGGGCGCATGACGCCGAACAGCCCCACCAGCAGGCAAACCCACGCGCCCAGTTCCACCACCAGCTGGCCTATTCCGGTCACTGCCAGCAGTTGCCCTGTCGCCACCGCCGAATACCCCCGCCCGGATGCCCACAGGGGCAGCCCGATGTTGACCCCGGTGCTCACCAGCCGCAGGAGACACAGTGCGGTCAACCCCACTACCACCCAAGTCAAGGCGGGGTAGACCCTGCGCCGCTGAGCCGCCATCACAATTCCGAAGATCCAGAGCGCCAGGAGCGGCACCTGAAAGGCGAGTTGCAACAGAATGGCCTGGACGTATTCCATACCACTCAGCTTGACCAGCGGCATGTCTGGCCATCAACCCACGGACTCAAGGCAAACCTCAATCCAAGGTGCTGTCCGAAGACCCTGCGAAAGGCTGCAGCATCATTGAGATCAGCGGCCGAACTGACCAGTGCAACCTTCAGTGCAAGCGCGCGAGCTGATGCAGAACCACTGTATTGGGGTAGTGCCAGAATCAATCAGGACTATGCAGAAGGAAGGAAAATCAAAAAACCCCGCACTAGGCGGGGCTTTGTGTCTGGTGGGTCGTGTAGGAATCGAACCTACAACCCGCTGATTAAGAGTCAGCTGCTCTGCCAATTGAGCTAACGACCCAGAGCGGAAGAAAGTATAAGGGGCCCAAAAGAGACTGTCAAGCCAAATCTGGCGCCAGCAGGCCCCGCACCGTCCCCGCCAGGTACAGACTGCCCGCCACCAGCAGGGTGCCGCCCGCCGGAGTGAGGGCCAGCGCACGGGCCAGGGCGCGCGTTGGGTCCAGATCAGCCTCGCCGCCGTACAGGGTGGCCAGTTCGGCGGGCGGTGCGGCCAGGTCGCCAGGTGCGGTGAACACCCGCACCGGGGCCACCGCCAGGAGCGGGGCCAGGGTGGCCGCCGTGTCTTTGCGGGCCAAGCCGCCAAAGAGCAGCACGTCGGCCGCCGGCACGGCCAGCGCCAGCGCCTGGGTGGCGTGGGGGTTGTGCGCGCCGTCCAGCAACACGGTCTTGCCCTGCACCCTCAGGCGTTCCAGCCGGGCTGGGTGGGCGGCCGTCAGCGCCGCCTCAACCCCTGAGTCAAAGCCCAGCGTGCGCAGGGTTGCGGCTGCCAGGGCCGCATTCTGAAGCTGATGTGCGCCGGCCAGGGCTGGAGGACGCGGCAGGGAAAACAGGGCCGGGTAGGTGGCAGGGGTCAGCAGTGGCGCCCCCTGTTCCTGGGCGACCTCCCTAATAACTGCCAGCGCCTCGCCTTCGGCCGTCGTCAGCAGCGGCACGCCCGGCTGCGCGGCCCCGGCTTTGTCGAGGGCGATGGCCGCCACCGTCTCGCCCAGGGTGGCGGTGTGGTCGAGCCCCACATTGGTTAGGGCCACGGCCGAGACGTGCTCCAGGACCTGCGTGGCGTCGCTCTGGCCACCGACGCCTGCCTCCATGACCGCCACCTCCACCCCGCCCTCCGCAAAGGCCTGACAGGCCAGGGCCAGCGTCAGGTCGAAAAAAGCGGCGTCCGGGGTGTGGGTCTGTGCCCAGGTAATAAAGGCGGCGGTGCGCTCTGGCGGCAGGTTCACACCGCCCAGCCGAATTCGTTCCTCGTAGGCGTGAAGGTGCGGGCTGGTAAAGCGGCCTGTGCGGACCCCGGCGGCCAGCAGGCCGGCTTCCAGCATGGCGCAGGTGCTGCCCTTGCCGTTGGTGCCTACCACGCGCACGCTGGTAAAGGCGCGGTCGGGTCGGCCCAGGCGGTCCAGCAGCGCCCGCGCGCCTTCTGGGCCACGAGCCCGGCCCGCGCGGGTGCGGGCATACAGCCAGGCGTAGTCAGGGGCAGTAGGGGGACGCTCGGACACAGGGCCAGGGTAAGACACTGGGGAGGCACCTGGCAGAGGGGGGCGTCTCTTCCTGTCCAGCAGCGGCCCGGCACCAGCGCAGGCCCCGCGTTAGCATGCAGCCCGTGACTGACCTTGCCGTGCAGAGCCGCCCCCCCCGCGTGGGCGTCGTGATGGGAAGCCGCAGCGATTTCGAGACCATGCAGGGCGCGCTGGACCTGCTGGGAGACCTGGGCGTGCCCTACGAGGTGCGGGTGCTGTCGGCGCACCGCACGCCGGCGCTGCTGCCCACCTACGGCGCGCGGGCCGAGCGTCTGAACCTGGCCTGCATCATTGCCGGGGCGGGCGGCGCGGCGCACCTGCCAGGAATGCTGGCGGCCTTTACGCGCGTGCCGGTGCTGGGTGTGCCGGTGCAGTCGCGCGCCCTGAGCGGTCAGGACAGCCTGCTGAGCATCGTGCAGATGCCCGCCGGGGTGCCGGTGGCCACCTTTGCCATCGGGGCGGCGGGGGCAAAAAACGCCGCGCTGTTTGCCGCGGCCCTGCTGGCCACCACCGACGAGGCCGTGCGCGCCCGGCTGGACGCCTTCCGGGCCGCCCAGACCCAGGCGGTGCTGGACCACCCTTTCTTTGATGGTCACCCCCAGGCGGGCACAGCATGAGCCGCGCTTCACAGCCCTCGCTGGGGATTCTGGGCGGCGGGCAACTGGCCCAGATGCTGGCGCTGGCGGCCCTGCCGCTGGGCGTGCGCGTGACGGTGCTGGAACCGGATCCCGAGGCTCCGGCCCGGCTGTGTGCCGCGCACCTGCGGGCCCCCTACACCGACCCCGCCGCCCTGGAGCAGCTGGCCGCCTGCGACGCCGTCACGCTGGAATTCGAGAATGTGCCGGTGCCGGCCCTCAGCGCCCTGCATGGCCGGGTGCCGGTGCGACCCGGCGCCGAGGTGCTGGCGCGTAGCAAGCACCGCGTCCGGGAGAAAGAAGCCTTGCGCGCGGCAAGGGCCGAGACCGCGCCCTTTGTTGCCATTGAAACGGCCGCCGACCTGGAGGGCGCCCTGGACCAGGTGGGCGGTCAGGGCATCCTTAAAACCAGTGAACTGGGCTATGACGGGAAGGGCCAGGCCCGCGTGACCACCACTGAGGGCCTACGCGCCGCCTGGACGGAACTGGGCGGCGTGCCCTGCGTGCTGGAGGGCCTGGTGCCTTTCGAGCGGGAACTCAGTCTGGCGGTGGCGCGCGCTCCCTCGGGTCAGGTGGCCTGCGGGCCGCTGGTGGAAAATGTGCACCGGGCGGGCATCCTGAGAAGCAGCGTCTTTCCGGCCCACGTGCCGGCGGGCACCGAGGCCCGCGCCCGGTCGCTGGCCGCCGCTGTGGCGGAAGCCTGGGGGCTGGAGGGGCTGCTGACCCTTGAGTTTTTTCAGGTGGCGGGCGGCGATCTGCTGGTCAACGAGGTGGCCCCCAGGGTGCACAACAGTGGTCACCTCACCCAGAACGGCGGCGCCTCCAGTCAATTTGAGGCCCAGGTGCGCGCCGTGCTGGACTGGCCGCTCAGCGACTGGCGCCCCCTGCACCCCTGCGCCATGGTCAACGTGGTGGGCGCAACTGACCCGGACGGTCAGCCGCTGCACCCTGACTGGGCCGGGATTGACGCGCTAGACGGCACCCATGTTCATCTGTACCACAAGGCGTGGCGCGCCGGGCGCAAGCTAGGTCACGTCAACCTGACGGCGCCAGATGAGGAAACGTTGCAGGCCCGCCTGGCCGAACTGCTGACGCTCATTCCGTAAAGCGGTGGCGAATTTGGCAGGCGTATGAGCGCCGGTGGTGGTGTGGGCTGGACGTACCGCTGCGGTTTCAGCGGCTGCATGCTCTGAAAAAGACCCAGGTAGGCGGGAGCAGTACATAGCGGGGCCGTGGTGTCGGCAGGGCTGGGGCTTTCCCAGGTCGCGCGTCCTCCTGTGATTTGTCTACACCCTGAACCTGTCTGCAAGCCCGCTGGGTGAGGACAAGTAGACACGGATAGCGGCGGCGCAGACGCTGAGAGCCATCTCTGATGGGAGGCTTTTTTGCAGCTCCCAGGACTCAGAACTGACGCTGCTGCACGACATTCCTCTCTTGAGATCAGGCATCCCTAGCACGCCTGTCCAGCCAGCTCATCCAGCCCACTCTTCCCTAGGGTATTGATACTGTGTTATCAATATCAAATATGACTGTGCTTTCTTCTCACTCGTCCCTGTCGTCCTCTGTCCCCATCACCGTGCTGTGCGGGTTTCTGGGGGCAGGGAAGACCATGCTGCTCAATCACCTGCTGACCCAGACCAGGGGCCGGAAAATTGCCGTGATTGTCAATGAATTTGGCGCCGTGAACATTGACGCCGATCTGGTGGTCAAGACCGATGAGGGCACCATTGAGCTGTCCAACGGCTGCATCTGCTGCACGCTACGCGGCGACCTGCTTTACGCCGTGGCTGATCTGGTCAACACGCGCGAACTGGACCACATCCTGATTGAGTCCACCGGGATTGGCGAGCCGCTGCCGATTGCCCAGACCTTCTGCCTCACCCCTGAGGAACTGGACCTGGCACCGGAAGACGGCCAGCCAGAGCTGCCCAACCTCATTGGCCGGGTGCATGTGGACGCGATGGTCACGGTGGTGGACAGCGCCCAGTTCTTCACGCTCTGGAACCGGCCCGACGCCATTCCCGGTGACGACCAGGAGCGGGGCTTTGGCGAACTGCTGGCCGAGCAGCTGGAGTTTGCCGACCTGGTGGTCCTGAACAAACTGGACCTGGCGGCGCCGGGCGATGTGGCGGCGCTGCGCGGGCTCCTGCGGCTTTCCAATCCGCGCGCCCGCGTGCTGGACGCCGTGCGGGGTCAGGTGTCGGCCGAGGACATTCTGGGGGTGGGGCTCTTTGACTTTGACACCGCCAGTCAGCTGGACGCCTGGATGGCCGAACTGGAGAAGGTGCACACGCCCGAGTCCGAGACCTACGGCCTGGGCACCCATATCTACCGCAGCGAGCAGCCCTTTGACCCCGTGCGCTTCACCGCTGCCCTGACCAGCGGCCTGCCGCGCAACGTCATTCGCTCGAAAGGCTGGGTCAACCTGGGGGACGGCGCGGCAACCCTCTGGAACCACACGGGGCGGCAGCTGGCGCTGGAACAGGCCGGCGAGTGGCTCTCGCCGGACCAGGCCTTCAGCGAGATCGTCTTTATTGGCCGTGATCTGGACGGCGCCGCTCTGGACGCCCTCCTGAGCGCCGCGGTGCAGCACCCATGAGGCGCGGAGCGGCGGCGACAGCGTTGCTGGCGGCCCTGTCAGTCGCCAGCGCCGCGCCGCTGAAGGTCACCGTGTCTTTTCAGCCGCTGTACGACGTGGTCGCGCGCGTCGCCGGAGACGCCGCCCAGGTGGAGCGCGCCGTGCCAGTGGGGGCCAGTCCGCACAGTTTTGACCCCACGGTGCGCGACATTGCCCGCCTGAAAACCGCCGATGTGGTCATCATGGCCGGGCTGGGCGCCGACGACTGGCTGGAGTGGTATGTGCGGGCCAGCGGCAGCCGCGCCGCTGTGGTCAAGCTGGGCGACACCCTGCCGTTTCCCCGGCTGCGCGCCGGCCGGGCCACCGACCCCCACTGGTGGCTGGACGCCGGCCTGATGGCGCAGGCGGCTGTGGCCGTGGGCGGCGCCCTGGCTCAGGCTGATCCTGCCCACGCCGCTGCCTACCGCCTGGGCGCCGAGCAGGAAGCGCGCTGCCTGACGGGGCTGCACGCCGAACTTGAGCGCACGCTGGCCCCGGTGCGCGGCGGCGCGCTGCTGACCTTTCATAACGCCTTCGGGTACTTTGCCCGCGCCTACGGCCTGCGGGTGGTCGGCACCCTGGCCCCGCTGCAAGGGCTGGAACCCAGCGCCCAGACGATGGCTCAGGCGGTCAAGACCATTCGTGTCCTAGGGGTAAAGGCCGTCTTTGCCGAGCCGCAGCTGCCCGCTGGCCCTGCCCGCGCCGTCGCCGCCGAAGCGGGCGTGCCTCTCTATGTGCTGGACCCCGAAGGCAGCGCCCAGACACCGGGCTACGCCGAGATGATGCGCCGCAACCGCGACACCCTCCTGCTGGCTCTGAAATAGCGGTCCAGCCCTCTCACCCACCCCGTTCGCCTTCTTTCACAGGAGTTTGACCATGCGCCCCATCCTTGTTTCGCTGACCGCTGCCCTGACCCTGACGACCCCCGCCCTGGCCGAGACCACTGCCGCGCGCCTGGTGGTCGCTGACGCCCGCACCCACGCCCTGAGTGTCATTAACCTGGCAGACGGCACCCCGCTGGCCAGCTTTGGCACGCCCGGCAAGCTCAGTGGCCTGTACGCTGGCCCTGGCGGCACCTACGCCTACGCCATTCACCGCGACGACGACCGCGTGACCGTGCTGCATTCTGGGCTGGGGGCCATTGACCACGGCGACCACCGTGACCTCGTGCAGAAGGCGCCCCACATCCTGGCCACCCTGAACGTGGGGCAGCAGCCCACCCACTTTTTTACCCACGGCGACCAGATTGCCATCTTTAATGACAAGGGCGGTGACGTCGCCGTCTTTGGCGAGCTGCTGCTGGGCAAAACGAATGACATGCGGCTGGTGAAGGTGGCGGCCCCCGACCACGGCGCCCCGGCCCTGCTGGGTGACGTGCTGCTGAGCGGGTATCTGGCCCTGAACCGGGTGGACGCCTACGACCTGTCCACCGGCCGCCTACTGAAGACGTTGGACGTGCCCTGCCCTGGCCTGCACGGCGAGGCGGTGCAGGGCGCGGTCGCCTACTTTGGCTGCACCGACGGCGTGCTGGCCGTGACTGTCCAGCGGCAGACGGTCAGCGCGCGCAAGCTGCCCAACCCGGCAGGCACCCCGGCGGGGACGCGGGTCGGCACGGTGGCCGCGCATGAGCGGAGTGCGGCGCTGTACGGCAACTTTGGCGCAGGTCTGGCCCGCTGGACGGCGGCCGACCCGGCCCTGACGGCTGTTGCACTGCCCGCTACGCCCCTCAAGTTTGCCTTCACTGCGGATGGGCAGCGCCTCGCGGTGCTGACGGCCGACGGCGCGCTGCACCTGCTGCACGCCCCCACCGGCCGCGTGCTGAGCAGCGCCGGACTGGTGGCCCCCACCGACCCGGCCGACAAGGCGGCTGTGCGGCCCACCATGACGCTGGGCGCCGCCCACGCCTACCTGACCAGCCCAGCCACAGGTGAGGTGCTGGAGGTAGCCCTGGCCGACCTGAAAGTCACGCGCCGGTTGGCGGTAGGCGGAACGCCGGCCATGCTGGCGCTGACCCAGGCCACCGGAGAGCAGCACTGAACTGGAAGGTGGGCAGGCTGGGGTCTGTGGCTGGCCCTGCGTCACATCTTTGGGCCGGGTCAGCGGCGCTAAGATGACCCGGTCAATGGGAAAACAGCTGGTTGGTGGGCGCCGGTCCCTGTGGGCTCTGGGCGCCGCGTTGGCCCTCGCACTGGGCGCGGCAGATGCCCGCACCTACACCGTGCAGGCCGGGGACACCCTGTACGCCGTGGCGCGGCGCATGGGTACGTCGGTCGAGACGTTGCAGCGCCTGAACAGCCTAAGTGGCGCGGCGTTGCGGCCAGGGCAGGTGCTTCAGCTGCCAGCGGCGTCGGGCGCGGGCCAGGCGACTGCGCCGCAAGTCACCGCCGCCCCGCCGGCGGCGCGCGCGGCAGCGATTCCGGCGGTTGCGGCGCCGCTGCCCGGCAGCCCCCGCCCGGACCCGGCCCAGGTGACCGGCCCACGGGCCTGGACGGCGGCGCCGCCCGCCACTGTGGTCAGTTTTATCGGCTGGGCCCTGACGGACCTGGGGCTGCCGGTGGGAGACGAGGCGCCCATTCGCACCTACCTGCCGGGGCTGTCCTTCAGTTATCAGACCTACAACAACTGTGGGCCCAGCGCGCTGTCCTCGGTGCTGGGCTTTTACCGGGTAAAGATCGGTCAGGACGTGATTCAGCGCACAGCTCGGCCTGGCGGCGGTTACATGCAGATCAGCGCCATCGCCCCGGAACTCTCCAAGTTTGGCCTGAATACCCTGACGGTGCGTCAGGCGCGGCTGTCACAGGTTAAGCGGCTGCTGGCGCTGGGCATTCCAGTCATCGTCTTGCAGTGGTTCGAGCGCACGGGACAGGTGCCGCACTTCCGGGTGGTGCGCGGTTACGACGACCAGGCCGGGCTGGTGTGGGTCAGTGACAGCATGGTGGGGCCGCTCGCCTACATGAGTTACCGCAGCTTCGACGTGCTGTGGAACACCCAGGGCCGTCAGATGTTCCCGGTGTACCCCAAGGGCTACGACGCCCTGGTGCGCCGTCTGGTGGGTCACAGCTAAGCAGGTCGCGCTGCTTGCTGGCTGTGCGCCGTGCCGACGGACGAGACCTGAAAGAATCGCCCGTGTGAGGTTCCATGCCCTCAGTTCTGGCTCCTACAGGCCACCATCCGCCCATCATGCCCCCTGCGTCACCCTGAATGCATGGACGCGTTGATTGGTCTGGTGGTGCAGCTGCTGGGGCTGCTGTTCTGGTCGGTGTTTGGGCTGGGGGTGCTGGGCGCCCTGCTGACCCTGTATGCGGCTGGCGTGGGGTGGCCGCCCCTGGTGGTGGCCGTGCTGGGTCTGGGCACGTTGGCCGCCTGGGGCTGGTCGGTGCGGGGGTGGTGGCGGGCCTGGCGGGCAGGTTAGGGCGCAACTGGCCTGCATCAGGTTGAGGGCGTCCCGTTTGCTTCTTGTGAGCACAGCCATGCCCATGTTTGAGGAAGAGGTAGCGGCCTGTACTGAGAGGCTGCACTGGCGGATGGCACCGTCCAGAGGTTGCGGGACTTCTTCTTGTGGACGTGCCTGAGCGGCCTCGCGAGACGGCGCAGCGGGGCGGGTCTTTGCTTGCCGATAGCAGCCTTCGTGCGAGAGCAGGTGGCGACGGCTCAGCGTCAAAGCAACGGAAAGCTGCTCTCAGTCTGCTCGTCTCAGGCCGTTACCCGCATGCTGGCACCCGGCGTGGACTGGCCGCGCAGCAGATCGGCCAGCACCGCCGCGCCGCGCACCACGCCCAGGGCCGGACGGCTGAACAGGGCGTTCGCGTCGGTGGCCCACAGCTGCCCCGTCTGGACGGCGCGTAGCTCGCGTCCCAGCAGGGTGCGGGCAAAGCCCAGATTCTCGGGCAGGTCGAAGCCGCAGCACATCACCACCACGACATCCGGGTCCAGCGCCTCAATCTGCGCCCAGGTGGCGCGGCCCGAGTCGGTGCCTGCCTCGCCCAGAACATTCACGCCGCCGGCGCGCTCCACCTGTTCAGGCACCCAGTGGCCGCCGTAAAAGGGCGGGTCTGTCCATTCCAGCGTCAGCACACGCGGCGCGTGGTTGACGGGCACCACGGCGTTCCAGTCTTGACGGGCCTGGGCGGCCAGCGCGTCGCCGCGCTCCGGCACGCCGGCGACGCCCGCCAGGGCACGCAGATCGTCCAGAATGCCCGCCACGCTGCGGCCTTCCAGGCTCAGCACCTGGGCGGCGGGCAGGCAGCCCGGCAGGTAGCGCACCGCCGTTTCAATGGTGCCGGGGGTAACCGCGCAGACCTCGCAAACCCCCTGCGTCACCACCAGGTCGGGCTGCAGAGTGTCCAGCAGCGGGCCGTCCACCTGGTACAGGGCGCGGCCCTCGCGCACCGCCTCGCTCACGGCGCGGTCAATCTCGGCCTGCGGGGCGCCGGCGTCCACGATCGAGCGGGTCAGCACCGGCTGGCCAGCCGCGCCGGGGTGGTCGCAGGAGTGGCTGACGCCCACGACCTGCCCGCCCAGCCCCAGGTCAAACAGCAAATCCGTGGCGCTGGGCAGCAGGCTAACAATGCGGGCAGGCGCAGTGAGCGTCATAGGGTCCCAGGGTAGAGCAGTCGCGCCTGGTCCACGTGAAGCTGGTGACGGTCGGCGGCACACACCATAACTCCCGTCTGATCAGGGGCGATTGGTCATCCTCCTGGTCTCTGCCCTGGTGTCTCCTGGGTCAGCGGCTGTCAGAAGGCAGGTCAACGTTTTGCAGGGTTCCTGCGCTGCCCTGTAGCGCGAGCATCTCCTGTATGCAGGTGAGGGCCTTCCAAGGGCGGACACGCCCCCTGCCGTCCCTGACCGAAGCGACGACCACAAGTTACGCCCGCCACTTATGCGCCCCTGTCAACAGGCCAGGACCATACCCCTGAATCTGAACTTGTCGTCCTCTTCATGCAGGGCTGCTCTTTAAGGTTGGCCGCACACAATGCCCGTATGCGAATCCCGAAACGTCTGCTGCTGGCCGCCGCTGTGGGGGCGACCCTCGCCCGCCGCGCCCTGACGCCCCCCTATGACCTCAGCGGCAAGGTGACGCTGGTCACGGGCGGCTCGCGGGGGCTGGGGCTGGCGCTGGCCCAGGAACTGCTGACCCGTGGCGCGCGCGTCACGCTGATGGCCCGCACCGAGGCCGACTTGCACCGCGCCCAGGCCAGCCTGAATGCGCCAGGGCGTGTCAGTGTGGTGGCAGGTGACGTGACCCAGGCGGCTGACCTGGACCGGGCCGTGGCCGAAACGGTGCGCGCCCACGGCCGCCTGGACGTGCTGATCAACAACGCCGGCATTATTCAGGT from Deinococcus betulae encodes the following:
- a CDS encoding metal ABC transporter substrate-binding protein, whose product is MRRGAAATALLAALSVASAAPLKVTVSFQPLYDVVARVAGDAAQVERAVPVGASPHSFDPTVRDIARLKTADVVIMAGLGADDWLEWYVRASGSRAAVVKLGDTLPFPRLRAGRATDPHWWLDAGLMAQAAVAVGGALAQADPAHAAAYRLGAEQEARCLTGLHAELERTLAPVRGGALLTFHNAFGYFARAYGLRVVGTLAPLQGLEPSAQTMAQAVKTIRVLGVKAVFAEPQLPAGPARAVAAEAGVPLYVLDPEGSAQTPGYAEMMRRNRDTLLLALK
- a CDS encoding restriction endonuclease, producing MARRKTQKPAEDHPAHWIMGVVLSFIAFIALPDLRPLTGLIFLGALIGLPFSLYAHKRRRARTLALSDLRALTHRELELHVAQVIDALPGWSARANRGTSDQGADVIATAPGGVKVAVQVKHYTNKLGNKAVQEVVASKAIYGCAHAVVFTSGPGYTKAAVELAGANKVPLWTAPDLFRLQEAARIGKGMPRDLLPHAGDWLG
- the purE gene encoding 5-(carboxyamino)imidazole ribonucleotide mutase, with protein sequence MGVVMGSRSDFETMQGALDLLGDLGVPYEVRVLSAHRTPALLPTYGARAERLNLACIIAGAGGAAHLPGMLAAFTRVPVLGVPVQSRALSGQDSLLSIVQMPAGVPVATFAIGAAGAKNAALFAAALLATTDEAVRARLDAFRAAQTQAVLDHPFFDGHPQAGTA
- a CDS encoding LysM peptidoglycan-binding domain-containing protein, whose protein sequence is MGKQLVGGRRSLWALGAALALALGAADARTYTVQAGDTLYAVARRMGTSVETLQRLNSLSGAALRPGQVLQLPAASGAGQATAPQVTAAPPAARAAAIPAVAAPLPGSPRPDPAQVTGPRAWTAAPPATVVSFIGWALTDLGLPVGDEAPIRTYLPGLSFSYQTYNNCGPSALSSVLGFYRVKIGQDVIQRTARPGGGYMQISAIAPELSKFGLNTLTVRQARLSQVKRLLALGIPVIVLQWFERTGQVPHFRVVRGYDDQAGLVWVSDSMVGPLAYMSYRSFDVLWNTQGRQMFPVYPKGYDALVRRLVGHS
- the purK gene encoding 5-(carboxyamino)imidazole ribonucleotide synthase → MSRASQPSLGILGGGQLAQMLALAALPLGVRVTVLEPDPEAPARLCAAHLRAPYTDPAALEQLAACDAVTLEFENVPVPALSALHGRVPVRPGAEVLARSKHRVREKEALRAARAETAPFVAIETAADLEGALDQVGGQGILKTSELGYDGKGQARVTTTEGLRAAWTELGGVPCVLEGLVPFERELSLAVARAPSGQVACGPLVENVHRAGILRSSVFPAHVPAGTEARARSLAAAVAEAWGLEGLLTLEFFQVAGGDLLVNEVAPRVHNSGHLTQNGGASSQFEAQVRAVLDWPLSDWRPLHPCAMVNVVGATDPDGQPLHPDWAGIDALDGTHVHLYHKAWRAGRKLGHVNLTAPDEETLQARLAELLTLIP
- a CDS encoding CobW family GTP-binding protein, whose amino-acid sequence is MTVLSSHSSLSSSVPITVLCGFLGAGKTMLLNHLLTQTRGRKIAVIVNEFGAVNIDADLVVKTDEGTIELSNGCICCTLRGDLLYAVADLVNTRELDHILIESTGIGEPLPIAQTFCLTPEELDLAPEDGQPELPNLIGRVHVDAMVTVVDSAQFFTLWNRPDAIPGDDQERGFGELLAEQLEFADLVVLNKLDLAAPGDVAALRGLLRLSNPRARVLDAVRGQVSAEDILGVGLFDFDTASQLDAWMAELEKVHTPESETYGLGTHIYRSEQPFDPVRFTAALTSGLPRNVIRSKGWVNLGDGAATLWNHTGRQLALEQAGEWLSPDQAFSEIVFIGRDLDGAALDALLSAAVQHP
- a CDS encoding glutamate ligase domain-containing protein, whose translation is MSERPPTAPDYAWLYARTRAGRARGPEGARALLDRLGRPDRAFTSVRVVGTNGKGSTCAMLEAGLLAAGVRTGRFTSPHLHAYEERIRLGGVNLPPERTAAFITWAQTHTPDAAFFDLTLALACQAFAEGGVEVAVMEAGVGGQSDATQVLEHVSAVALTNVGLDHTATLGETVAAIALDKAGAAQPGVPLLTTAEGEALAVIREVAQEQGAPLLTPATYPALFSLPRPPALAGAHQLQNAALAAATLRTLGFDSGVEAALTAAHPARLERLRVQGKTVLLDGAHNPHATQALALAVPAADVLLFGGLARKDTAATLAPLLAVAPVRVFTAPGDLAAPPAELATLYGGEADLDPTRALARALALTPAGGTLLVAGSLYLAGTVRGLLAPDLA
- a CDS encoding cobalamin-binding protein, with amino-acid sequence MTLTAPARIVSLLPSATDLLFDLGLGGQVVGVSHSCDHPGAAGQPVLTRSIVDAGAPQAEIDRAVSEAVREGRALYQVDGPLLDTLQPDLVVTQGVCEVCAVTPGTIETAVRYLPGCLPAAQVLSLEGRSVAGILDDLRALAGVAGVPERGDALAAQARQDWNAVVPVNHAPRVLTLEWTDPPFYGGHWVPEQVERAGGVNVLGEAGTDSGRATWAQIEALDPDVVVVMCCGFDLPENLGFARTLLGRELRAVQTGQLWATDANALFSRPALGVVRGAAVLADLLRGQSTPGASMRVTA